The window CTTGATCAGAGAATACTGGAAGCAACTCCGTATCAAAACTTGCAGTGCGGAATTCGCTTTGTTGGAAGCATCTGAGAACAGTCTCCCtcgaaaaaaacttcaaaacaagCGCCGTGAGCAACCTGCTTTGTATAAACTTGAGCATAAAGCTAAGAGGTTGATCTCTTGCAAGCGAGCATCGAAGTTAGctggataataatttaatcgaaGCACAGATTGTCTATCTCTTGCCCGATGCTAGGTCGTTGATATAAACTCGTTTCGGCGATGTgatttgagtgaaaatttATCGCTTACCCTGTTTACCGATCGCAACTCGGGCGGTCTTATCACACGCCGATTTGGTATAAAACCGACCGTGTATTTGTTGCCGCACTGTCATTATACTGTAGATGAGCTTGACCGACCACACAGAATGGATCAGCACAGAAATACTTGGACACTTTTTGGAAGTAAGTCGTCGATTGTCTGAAGAAGCTCTTCGCCTTTTGCAAGAGCGCAGTTGTATAACGTCACGATTCTGCTCGTTTCGGTAAAACGTTAAGTTTCAAGGAAAGTGTTTGTTGAACTCGAATGATGTCgttgctttatatttttccaggCAAGTCGTTTGAGATGACAGCACTGATACTTCCCACTTCTCGAGACCAGGATTTCTCATCGCCGTTCGATGACGATCGCGTCCCGGCGCAAACGACATTTTTCTCTCCCGTGGAAGCCGGGATCGAACCGAAACCGTCGATCTCTGAATATGGCGCGCAAAAGAGCGGACTGTGTCCAAAGTACGTGGTTGTGACCTCATGTACTGTAGTTACTAAAACTTGTTACGACTGTTGTGTGAGTTCAAACACACCGTCAATCACGTAGGCAATACAACGTATTGACGTAAATGTTATTTCTAAACAGGTATCACGACGAGGGTCTATGCGAGCTCGGACCGGACTGTCTCCTGGTCCACGAAGAAAAGACGAAATACTTCTCGTCGCTTGACCCCAACGCCCCCGAGTTTTTTCCCCGCTCAGCGCGAAAATCCTTTACGGCGTCGGCAAGCTTCGAACGGTCCGGGAATAATGCTGAAGTGGACATCTTGGGACGTCGCTTGCCTTGTGCTGCAATACATCACAGATACCTAGGTAAGTTCATTGGCCGTCATTCAAACTGGTCTCTGCATGGTTTATGATCTGCCCCGGCTTGTATTTATGAAAGTTAATTCTAACGATGCCGATCCAATCAACCTCAGCTTATTTAAAGGAAATTTTatgctatttttttattttcagattcGGGCGAACGCAGCGAAATGTCCAAAACTAGACGCCCCTGCGCATTTTTGCAAGCAACCGGGAGATGTCGCTATCGGTCGAAGTGTATTTTTGTGCATgacgaaaaagaaaaacgaccTGATATTTCCGCCGTGTATAGATACAAAACGAAGATATGTGAACGGTAAgcaaatttttctgttaagATCTAAGACAACGCTACTCGTTTATGATTGCAACTTAGTTTAGTAAAATAATTGTTACGTTTACTTGATTTTAGGTGGTCCCGAGGAATTGCCCACTCGGCGGCATCATGTACCTTCGCACACGGATCGAGCGAGCTTCGGTCGAATTATGATCTACCGCCTTTTCTTTAGtagaattatttctttttttaagttattccgttttgttttttaatgttactCCAATAAAAGATCTTCCGTGAACTGCACGATCTGATCTATTGTGATGCCGTCAAACAGGGTAAAACTAACATCTCTATGATTATGTCTGACGTTTTACCAAAGCATTTAAATAGCCGGCCATAGTTATGATTTCGATTAAAATTTGCCAAGATTCGGTCAGAAGCAGCAGCGAGCACATGGATACAGTTTGACTGAAACCCGGTGCACAAGGTCCAAGCAAGCTCGTGCGATAAAAGCAATTGTTCTGCCATCGTTACCCAATAGTTCGACGTGACATGACAATACTATGACAACACTTCGTGCCGAACCTAAGTGGCTGGCTAGCTACCGTAAAActgtttcaaacaaatttaataaacatatCGAGCAACGTTGAACTGCCAAAACGTCAAATCCGAAATCCCGGGGAAACGGAATTTGAATTTCCCGGGGTCCCGACCGTAGTTCGAAGCTGAGGATTTTTGAAGGCTTGTTTTGCTAATggaaggaaaatatttttttttaaagtttaaccgTCTGATGTGAAAATTCCACGCACGTGCCAGCATTAGCTCAAATTACGGCGTTAAGGCATCATGACCCAATTTAGAAAGACAGGCTTCTCAATGTGAAGTACAATAAATGAAGAAGTTAATATCGCAAAACCAAATCATGAACCTCCctaattttggcttgcaatgaGATCGAGGCTAAGGACTGTCTATACagtcttagtttggacagaatcgtTGCACTAAAATTTCTGAAGGGCCTGTAGTACCGttttgagcagttttgaaaCGGCAACACGGCGGttgtgacgaaggtcgcatgcaagacgtcactatagaaaaacttggaatggttccggtccagtgcgtaTGTGACCTTAATTTGTTATGgtcgttttgtgttggttcaaaattagggctttttggctgactatttttggaaaaatgtaaggaaaaaagttgtttaaaagttgaagTATTTGGTGTGAGAaatccagatacgagaatttgctcaaaattcTGCATTAAGCCCTTTtatcctacatctcggcggatacaaaaactcagcgaggtgaccgggcttgttcagaaacaaattcaaattgaaaaatgttactttgcattgtttaagataGAGTTTCGGATGGGCCTACAGTCCCTGAAACAACTACCTATCttaactttacagcaagtcatgagcttaaaattttaggacagaTACTCcagaaaactaaaatttgcaaCCCCACCAAATTCACGACTCAGCCTGTACCTgcaaccagctatcgccaaaaaaaaCCATAACAAACCAGCTCAcctcgacgtcacatgcgcattggaccgaaaaatttcttactttcttttttatgacGCTTTGAGTTCGACATTGTCATAAACGCACGGTTGCTCGCTTGAGATCGTTTTCCT of the Clavelina lepadiformis chromosome 7, kaClaLepa1.1, whole genome shotgun sequence genome contains:
- the LOC143465226 gene encoding uncharacterized protein LOC143465226 — its product is MDQHRNTWTLFGSKSFEMTALILPTSRDQDFSSPFDDDRVPAQTTFFSPVEAGIEPKPSISEYGAQKSGLCPKYHDEGLCELGPDCLLVHEEKTKYFSSLDPNAPEFFPRSARKSFTASASFERSGNNAEVDILGRRLPCAAIHHRYLDSGERSEMSKTRRPCAFLQATGRCRYRSKCIFVHDEKEKRPDISAVYRYKTKICERWSRGIAHSAASCTFAHGSSELRSNYDLPPFL